A part of Rhinoderma darwinii isolate aRhiDar2 chromosome 1, aRhiDar2.hap1, whole genome shotgun sequence genomic DNA contains:
- the BABAM1 gene encoding BRISC and BRCA1-A complex member 1 codes for MDTSEPAEDGERTLEQRPQTRSNPEGAEDKAVPPQPIVGSRSEGEGEAAQVEDPFPPVTALPSCVLPLPVEFQVKTPRVNCPEKVIICLDLSEEMSSQKLDSFNGAKTNALNSSQKMIEMFVRTKHKIDKRHEFALVVANNEAMWLSGFTSDPREVCSCLYDLETNVCESFNLEGLFNLIQQRTEFPVTDNVQTIPPPYVVRTILIYSRPASQPSLTLTENMKKMLQCPYFFFDVVYIHNGSDEEDIGWKDVFGFFSSLDTKGTSFKYEVSITGPALELHNCMARLLAHPLQRPFQSHASYSLLEEEEESAEGEVTV; via the exons ATGGATACTTCAGAGCCTGCAGAAGACGGCGAAAGAACGCTGGAACAGAGACCCCAGACACGTTCTAACCCCGAAGGTGCTGAAGACAAGGCGGTGCCGCCACAGCCTATAGTGGGCAGCCGAAGTGAGGGCGAGGGCGAAGCGGCACAGGTAGAGGATCCTTTCCCACCAGTCACTGCTCTCCCAAGTTGTGTCCTACCTCTTCCTGTGGAATTCCAAGTCAAAACTCCAAGAGTGAACTGCCCAGAAAAAGTG ATAATTTGCCTGGATTTGTCAGAAGAAATGTCATCTCAGAAACTGGACTCGTTCAATGG AGCCAAAACAAACGCCCTCAATTCTTCACAAAAAATGATTGAGATGTTTGTCCGCACCAAGCACAAGATTGACAAGAGACATGAATTTGCACTTGTGGTTGCTAATAATGAAGCTATGTGG CTGTCTGGATTTACTTCAGACCCCCGGGAAGTCTGTAGCTGCCTTTATGATCTAGAAACCAACGTCTGTGAATCATTTA ACCTTGAAGGCCTCTTTAACTTAAT ACAACAGAGAACAGAATTCCCAGTTACAGATAATGTGCAGACTATTCCCCCTCCTTATGTTGTGAGAACAATCCTGATCTACAGCCGGCCAGCTTCCCAGCCTTCACTCACTCTGACAGAGAACATGAAG aaaatgctgcagtgcccttATTTTTTCTTTGATGTTGTTTACATCCATAATGGGTCTGATGAGGAAGATATAGGCTGGAAG GATGTATTTGGCTTCTTCAGCAGTTTGGATACTAAAGGTACAAGTTTTAAATATGAGGTGTCAATAACAGGACCTGCTCTAGAGCTTCACAATTGTATGGCCAGACTGCTAGCCCACCCTCTTCAGCGCCCATTTCAGAGTCATGCTTCCTACAGCCTTctggaagaagaggaggagagtGCAGAGGGTGAAGTGACTGTTTAA